The following DNA comes from Selenomonadales bacterium.
CATCTCGGAATGGGCATTGGGAAATTGGAAAACGAATCGTGATCTGACGCGTCGTTATGCCGATTATATGTCGCGTCATCTCAGTTGGGTCAATTTTTGTAAGGTAACGGGTCATACGGGCGTTGTTGGCAATGAATTAGCAGACAAGCTTGCCAAAGATGCGCTCGGTATCCGTTAAAACATCTTATTGAGAGCATTTTCTTTGAAGAGATTGCCTTCTTGAATATAGCGACGAACCATTTTTTCTGATTTATGACGAGTTTGTTTCATGATCTGTCGTTCGGCTACGTCATGTTGTGCCGCGCTGGTGGCGAATCCGCGTCGCAGGCTGTGTCCTGCGAATTGCTTGGGATTCAGTCCTGCCAGGGCGGTGTATTTTTTTACGATAAGTGCGACAGATTTATCCGAAAGCTGCGATATACCGACTTTCTTTGTCTTGCTGATCGGGCGGAAGATAGGACCGCTTTTGATGATGGCATGATCGAGCCATCTCTCCAATGCAGTAACAGCACATAAGTCGGTGTTTTGGCGATATGGGATAGCGATTCGTTCACCGATACCTTCTTGGTCGCCTTTGGAACGCTTGATGCGGATCATGACGCCTTCTTGCGAGAAGGTCAGGTCGTCATATTGCAGAGCGACAAGTTCCGAACGACGGAATGCGCCCGAGAAACCGAGAAAGAGAAGTGCTTTGTCACGGATACCTGTTAAGCCGAATGGTGCAAAATGCGGTTCTAAGAGTGCAAGGTCTTCCAACAGGATCGGTTGTTTCGGTGACTGAAAGATACCTTTTTCACGCTTGATCGCGGCAATCGAAGCTTTGACGAGCGGAGAGAGGATAGGATTGTCGCTTACGAAGCCTGCGGCGCGATGATTTTCGGATATTGCGCTTAAACGGCGCGAGATGGTATTGGCGGCTGCGTGGTCAGCGAGATCGTTGATATAGTTGACGACTGTTTCGGGTGCAGCGGGCAGTGATGTGGTTTTTTGTATTTGGCACCAGTAATGGAAATCGTTCCAATCGGCGAGATATGCTTTGAGCGTATTATCCGATTTGCTTTTAGTCAATCTGCGTTTGCTTTTGAGGGAAAGTTTTTTGTTTTGTTCGAGTATCTGTTCGTTTGCCAGTGCGAAATTGTTTGGCAGTTCTTTTGTCACGAGCCACACCTTCTTTCTACTCAATATTGTACCGTATTTTTTTATCTGTTGGCAATATGTATGAAATGAGGCTTCTTCCGATATACTAATTGCAATAGATAGAGGAAGGTGCTTAACATGGAGAGTAGTGTAAAGAAGAATTATCAAGCGTATATCAATCCGTCTGTTGTGCGTCTGTTGGAGTTCATGGGGATGGATGCTGTTGAAGTGCGCGGTGAAGGGATATATCTGTACGATTCGACTGGCAAAAAATATATAGATTGTCTTGGTGGATACGGTACGTTTGCGTTCGGTCATCGTCATCCTCGTATCGTAGAAGCGGTGAAAAATCAGCTTGATAAATTACCGCTTTCGGGGAAAGTTTTTTTGAGTCAAGCGTTATCGAATGCCGCCCGTCATCTGGCGATGATCACACCGCAAGGATTACGATACAGTTTTTGGTGCAACAGCGGGACAGAAGCAGTAGAAGGCGCACTCAAAACGGCTCGTCTTGTTACGCGGCGAAAGCGATTTGTTGCGATGAAGGACGGGTTTCACGGTAAGACGTTCGGATCGCTGAGCGTCAGTGGGAGAGATCTGTATCGTACACCGTTTGCGCCGATGCTTGATGAGGTCATACATATACCGTTCGGAGATGTCGATGCGCTTGAACGTGTGATGGATAAGACGATAGCAGGTGTTATCGTTGAACCGATACAAGGTGAAGGCGGTGTTATCATACCACCATGCGGATATCTTCGGGATATAAGAACGTTGTGTGACAAGTACGGTGCGCTGATGATAGCCGATGAAGTGCAGACGGGTATGGGACGCACGGGACGTGCATTTGCCGTTGAACGAGAAGATGTTGTTCCTGATATTCTTGTTTTGGCAAAAGCACTTGGTGGCGGTGTGATGCCGTGCGGTGCATTTATTGCGACGGAAGAGGTGTGGAGACCGTATTTTGATTATCCGTTTCTTCATACATCAACATTCGGCGGCAATCCGCTTGCGTGTGTGGCAGCTGATATGGCAATGACTGTATTGACAGAAGAAGGACTTGCGGAAAATGCGGCGAATAAGGGAGAGTATCTGCTGAAACAATTGCGAGGTCTGATGGCAGAATATCCTGATTTGATCTGCGATGCGCGTGGACGAGGGCTTCTCGTTGGATTGGAAATGCCGTCGGAGAGCCAAGCGGGATTATTGATGTCGGAGTTGGTGAAACGTGGTGTGATAGTGGCATATACGCTGAACAATCCAACGATCATTCGGTTGGAACCGCCGCTCATCATACAACGTGATGAAGTAGACATGGTGATAGAGCGTTTGGAAGATGCTCTGATACAGATAAAGAAATATGGAATATGAGTTAGTTGGAGGAGAAGCATGACGACATTTGAATTGATAAAACAGATGCCGTATTCGGCAGAAGTGGTATTTGAGCAGTTGTGTCATATGGAGCGGTATGTAGAGTCAATGAAGAATATCGAACGTTTGACGGTGCTTACGCGGACGGAAAATGCAGCTCAAACGCAGTGGGAAGCTGTACTGGACGGGCGAAAGATCATGTGGTCGGAAGAAGATACGTATGACAAAGAGGCGCATAAAATAGCATATCGACTGATCGAAGGTGATTTCAGCGAGATGACAGGCAGTTGGTGCGTCGAGGATGTGGAGGATGGATGTACGGTCACGCTTAATGTATCGTTCGCATTCGGCATTCCGATGCTGGCAATGTTCGTTGAACCTATTTTAAAACGCAAATTAGAAGAAAACAGTCATATGTTGTTAGATGGTATTGAAGCATATCTGAGAACAAAGTAATAGAGGGAGAAGATGTACTATGAGTCGTGGACAGAAACTTGTTATGATGTATCAATTAGACGAATCGAAAGACAAAATCAAAGAGATCGCGAAAAAATTCCAGATCACAACGAAAACGATTTCCCGGGAAATGATCGGGGAAACGATGGGGCATCTGATCGGACGCAAAGGATTCGGTGCGGCAAAAACAAAAACAGAAGATACGACAATGAATGAACCGATGCTTGTTATGGACGGTCTTCAAGGTAATTCGCTCAACGTTTTTTTGAAAGCGCTCCAAGAAGCAGGCATATTCATACCGCTCAAGGCTATCATTACGCCGATCAATCTCTCGTGGTCGTTTTGCAAGCTGTATCATGCAATTGAAGAAGAAGACAGAGAGATGCGTCAGGCGAAATAACGATATAAAAAAGAATGTCTTAACAGACATTCTTTTTTATATGTGGAGATAATAGGCTTTTCACGTGATAAGAGAAGGTTTTTCTGTGTGGAATAGCCAATATATATAAAGTTATACAAGTTGAAAAATAAGGGGAATATCGTTATGTTGCCAAAATTTATATTGATCGACGGAAGCAGTTTGATGCATCGTGCATTCTATGCGTTACCGATCTTATCGTCTTCCAAAGGAGAATATACGAACGCTATTTATGGGTTTGCGATGATGCTTTGTAAGCTGATCGAGAATACCCATCCAACTGCGATGGCGGTTGCGTTCGATAAGAGCCGTATTACGTTTCGCTCGGAAGTCTATGAAGGATATAAGGCGAATCGTTCGGCAACACCGCCCGAATTGAAAGAGCAGTTTGCAACGGTGCAGGAACTTATCGGTTCGCTCGATATTCCTGTATTGGAGATAGATGGCTATGAAGCGGATGATATTATTGGGACGCTGTCTGCTAAGGCAGAGGCGAATGGTTATGAAACGATCATCGTAACGGGTGACCGTGATGCACTTCAGCTGTTAAGCCCGACGACACACGTGATGTTCACGCGCAAAGGGGTAACGGAGATAGACTGGTACGATGAGGCGGTTTTTGAAGCGAAATATGAGCTCAGACCCAAGCAACTGATTGATATAAAAGGCTTGATGGGCGATTCGTCCGACAATATCCCCGGAGTACCCGGTATAGGCGAAAAAACGGCGCTCAAGTTACTCAAAGAATACGGAAGTGTTGAGTCTGTACTCGATCATGTTGATTCGATAAAAGGCAAGAAGTTAAAAGAAAACTTGGTAACATATCGCGATGACGCTCTCATGTCTAAACGATTGGCGACGATCGTGAGAGATATGCCGATCGCGTTCGTGCCTGATGAATTTGCATTTGCGCCCGAATGGGAGAAAGTAAAGCCGATGCTTGAACGATTCGAGCTTCGTACGATCATTGGTAAGTTTGCGCCTCTTTTGAAGATGGAAACAGAGGGAACAAAACAAATCGCAGTCATTTACAATGGTGATGCTGAAGAAGCGAAAGCACTTGCTAAACGTATTCGCGAAGAAAAGCAGATGGCGTTCGCACTTGTGACAGAAGGCAAGATGCCTTCGTATGAAGCTGTGGGAATCGCAGTTGCCGATGGGGAGAAAGTCTGCTGGTGGGATCGTAGTGCAGAGGGTTTCCAAACGATGCGTGCGCTTTTATCCGATGATTCTATCGAAAAGATCACGTATGATTGGAAACGTGTATATCATACATTCACAGAAACGATAGATATAGAAAAACAGAATATTTTTGATGTGATGATAGCGGCGTATCTGGCTGATGCGACGAGCAATAATTATGCGATAGAAGAATTGGTGGGGCAGTATTTGCCTGAATATTGCTTTGGAAAAACAGAGGATGCTAAGCAAGTTGCGGTGCAAACGGCAGGTTGTTTGAACGCGTTGGCCAGAGCGATCGGTGAAAGGATCGCATCTTTGGAGATGGAACCGCTTTGCCATGAGATCGAGTTTCCATTGATTCGTGTATTGGCAAAGATGGAACAGAAAGGCATCTTTATTGATCGTGCGAAATTGGCAGAAATGTCAGTGCGGATCGGCGATCAGATTGCTCGATTAACAGATGAGATACACGCTCTGGCAGGAGAGGAGTTCAATGTTAATTCGCCAAAACAGTTGGGTGTCGTTTTGTTTGAAAAGCTGCACCTGCCTGTTGTAAAAAAGACGAAGAGTGGTTATTCGACGAATGCAGAGGTATTGGAAGAACTTCGTAAATATCACCCTGTTATTGAGAAGATACTTGAATATCGTATGCTGACAAAATTGAAGTCTACGTACCTTGATGCGATGGATGGACTCATTTCGCCTGTTAGTGGAAGAGTCCACACAACATTTAATCAAGAAGTAACGGTAACGGGACGACTCAGCAGCTCCGATCCGAACTTGCAGAACATTCCCGTGCGGACAGAGCTTGGACGAGAGATCCGTTCACTTTTTATCCCGGGGAACGGATATGATTATCTGATGTCTGCCGATTATTCACAGATAGAGCTTCGCGTATTGGCTGATATCTCGCAAGATGATAACTTTGTACAGGCGTTCCGTAAAGGGGAAGATATTCACAGCCGAACGGCGGCAGAGGTATTCGGTGTGCCGATGGAGGAAGTAGACGGTGGATTGCGTCGCAAAGCAAAAGCCGTAAACTTCGGTATCGTATACGGGATAAGTGATTTTGGTTTGTCGCGTGATTTGAACGTGACGAGAAAAGAAGCGAAACAATATATCGACAGCTATTTTGCAAAATGTGTCGGTGTGAAGAAGTTCATTGACGAGATCGTGCAGGAAGCACGTGAGGCGGGATATGTAACGACGCTGTTCGGCAGACGAAGAGAGCTGCCTGAGATCAACAGTAAGAATTTTATGCGTCGCGGTTTTGCGGAACGAACGGCAATGAATACGCCGATCCAAGGAAGTGCGGCCGATATCATCAAAAAGGCAATGATAGAAGTAGACAGTGCGCTTCGCAAAGGCGGTTTCAAAAGCCGAATGTTGTTGCAGGTACACGATGAGTTGGTCGTTGAGGTCGTCAAAGAAGAGTTGGAAGAAGTAACAGCGTTGGTAAAAGATTTGATGGAGCGGGCGGTACAGCTTAGTGTTCCGCTTACGGTAGATGTAAATTACGGTGAGAACTGGATGGATGCCAAATAAGGAGGAAGTGCGATGCCTGAGATGCCCGAAGTTGAAACGATACGCAAAGACTTATCAAGACGTGTCTGCGGAAAACAGATCATCTCGGCAGAGGTACGCCTTGTTCGGCAACTGCGTGCACCAAAAACGGTAGCAGAATTCGAAACGCTCGTTGTTGGTAAAACGATTCATATGATAGACAGGCGCGGGAAATATCTTTTATTTGACTTTGATGATGTCAGTCTTGTTATTCATCTTGGCATGACAGGTCAGCTCTATTATGCGCAGACCATAGATGATATTGATCTGACGCATGTGAGGTTTTTGTTCCGATTGGATTCGGGCGAATATATCGTTTTTGCGGATATTCGAACATTCGGTGGTGTTTATGCGCTGAAAAAAGAACAGCTTGGGGAGATCCATGGACTGGCGACGCTCGGACCGGAGCCACTTTCTGAAGAATTGACGGCAACGTATTTGTCACCGCGTCTTGCGAAACGAAAAAGTCCGATCAAAGCCTTTTTGTTAGATCAAAAACAAGTGGGCGGGCTTGGTAATATCTATGTAGATGAGGCGCTGTTCGCAGCGGGAATACACTCGATGCGAAGCTGTGATTCGCTGTTGCCGGAAGAAGTAGAAAAGCTGATCGTCGGTATCAATCGTGTTATCTCAGACGGGATTCGTGATGGTGGGACGACATTTCGTGATTATCGCAACGGAGAAGGCGGCAAAGGTGATCATCAGAATCATCTGTTCGTATATGGGCGTGGTGCAATGCCTTGTGTAGTTTGTGGAAATATGATCGAAAAATGTACGGTCAGTGGCAGAGGGACGCACTATTGCGCATTGTGCCAGAAGTAGGAGGTCATACGATGTATATCATAGGATTAACAGGTTCGATAGCAAGTGGGAAAAGTACTGTCAGTCGTATTCTTGCAGATTGCGGTGCGCCCATTGTTGATGCCGATCTGATCGCGCGTGCTGTGGCAGAGCGCGGTGAGATAGGATGGCAGAAGATCGTTGAAACATTTGGTGAAAGCGTGCTTCAGGCGGATGGACAGCTCGATCGCGGGAGAGTCGGCGAAATGATCTTTCGTGATGCGACTAAGAGAGCAGAGCTTGACCGCATTATGCATCCGATCATTCTGGAGAGAATGAAAGAAGAGATCGCAGCATATGAAGAGCAAGGCAAAACGATCGTGATACTTGATGTTCCGCTTTTACTGGAACTCGGTTGGCAAGATAAGGTATCTGTCGTATGGCTCGTTGCCGTATCGCCTGATACGCAGAAACGACGCTTGATGGCGCGCAATAATTTAACGGAAGAACAGGCGATGGTACGGATTGCTTCGCAGATGAGCATTGAAGAAAAACGCCGATATGCCGATGTCATTATCAACAACGATGGTACGCTCGAAGAAACAGAACAGACTGTTCGTACAAACTGGACTGAAACAAAACGGATGCTAAATGAAGAGTAAGAAGCATAGGAATAAAAAAACAGTACGGAGGGATAACAGAATGCGGACTTGGATAAAAGTGGGAATCATTTTTTTGATCCTTGTATTCGGTGCAAAGGCGATTCATGATTCCGGTTGGTTTCAACGCAAATATGTATATCCCTATATGTACCAAGAATATATCTACGACTCTGCTCTTGAATGGGAGGTAGACCCTGTCCTTGTTATCAGTGTGATGCATTCGGAAAGTAAATTTTCGATCCATGCGCAGTCACGTCGTGGTGCACTCGGCTTGATGCAGTTGATGCCCGATACAGCACTGTGGATCGCTTCACAGATACAAGACAATACGTTTACACTCGATAAGTTGTATGATCCTAAAACAAATATTCGATACGGAACATGGTATCTGTCATCTTTGAAACGTGAGTTCAAAGGCAACGAAGTATTGATGCTTGCTGCATATAATGCAGGTCGCGGAAATGTAAAACAATGGATGGAAAAGTATGGTTGGGGATTTGATTTTTCTGATTATGAGAAGATACCGTTTGATGAAACGCGAGGGTATGTCGCGAAAGTATTGCAGAATAAACAAGCATATTTGACGCTGTATGAAGATTGACGGTGAGGTAATGGTGAGAGCATGAAGCAAATAAAATGGGACAAAGAGATGGTGGGACTTGCATGCGGCTGCATTTGTTTGATCGGTGCTATCGGTTGGTCGCAATATCAACATGTGACAACGGAAGAGGTGCGTCCCGACAGCAGTGTTATCATCAATGAAGAATTAGATCGCCAAAAAGAGATGGACAAACATATCGTGCGTGTGACAGACCGCATGATGCAGCTGGAACAGTCACTTTGGATGCTCGGTGAAAAATTACCTGAGATCAAACAACATATGACAGCAAAAAATGTTAGGCTGGAGGCCAGAACGGTTGCGGTGGGCAATGGGTCGCGATTGGTTGCACAATACCTAAATAAACCGACAACACAACGCAGCAGTACATTTGATGTTACGATGCCGTCTCTTGTGACAGCTTATGAGATAGATATGATCTTAGCAGAATCTCCCTTGGCGGGATTGGGACGAGCCTTTGTGGAAGCGGAGGCAGAGTCGAAGGTCAATGCAATGTTTTTGCTTGCGCTTGCTGTTCATGAGTCGAATTGGGGTTCATCGGTACTTGCTCGAGAAAAGAACAATCTGTTCGGTTTTGGTGCATATGACAGCAATCCGTATCATGGTGCCAAAGTGTTTGCATCGAAAGAAGAGTGCGTGAAACACGTTGCACGGTTTTTGCGCGAGCATTATCTCGAAGGCGTTTATTATCGCGGTACGACGATCCAGAATATCAATCAGACCTATGCAAGTGACCGTGCGTGGGGCGAGAAGATATTCGCAACGATGACACGGCTTGACAGCAAGATTCAAAACTTGGGATTGTCGGAATAAGATGGTAGCAGAGCTGTAAAAAACGAGGTGTATATTTAACGCCAAAAGCCGTTAAATGATCAATGTGATACCTTGAATATCAACGGAATATTTGTGGAAAAAAGTAGAAAAAAACAAAAGAATTGATTGACATTTATATATCATTCTTCTATAATTAAGAAGAAACATAAGTGCCTTTTAAACTGGTTCTGTGAGACTGGTAAGGGATGTTAGCTGATGTGATACTTACCTTCTTACGTATAATATTTTATTTTACGAGAGAAGGTTTTTTTATGCGCAAGCATAGTATGGACAAGTGGGATAATTGTACCCTTGTCCGAGTGGTTTATGCGGATTGTGCATAATATCAGATGATGTTTAACTCCCTGTCGACAGTCGGCAGGGAGTTTATTTTATTAGGGAGGGAACGACGAGTGGACAAAAGCAAAATCTCGCTGAGAAACAAACACATTTTGGACTTGGAGTATTTGTCGGCAGAAGAAATCGATTTGATTTTGAACACGGCAAAAGAAATGAAGAAGTTGGTTGGTCGCGATATCAAAAAAGTGCCTGCACTTCGCGGTAAATCGATCGTCAACTTATTCTTTGAACCAAGCACGAGAACACGTACTTCGTTTGAATTGGCAGGTAAATATTTGGGAGCTGATGTCGTTAATATTACGACGAGCTCGAGCAGCGTTGTCAAAGGCGAAAGCCTTCGTGATACGCTCTACACGATCGAAGCAATGGGAACGGATATCATCGTTATGCGTCATAAAGCAGAAGGTGCTGCCGAATATGCAAGTCAGATCGTAAGTTCCCGTATTATCAATGCAGGGGACGGTGCACACGCACATCCGAGCCAAGCACTTCTCGATCTTTTCACGATCCGTCAATATAAAGGCGACGTAGCAGGTAAAAAAGTTGCTATCCTCGGCGATATCTTGCACAGCCGTGTAGCACGTTCCGATATCTGGGGCCTTCGTAAACTCGGTGCAGAAGTTCATTTGGCAGGTCCGCGTACGCTGATGCCGCGCTATATTGCAGAACAAGAAGGCGTATATGTACACGACAGAGTAGAAGATGCGATCGACCAAGCTGATGTAATCAACGTACTTCGTATCCAGCTTGAACGCCAAAAAACGGGTCTTTTCCCGTCGCCGCGTGAATATGCACGTATCTTCGGTCTTAACAAAGATCGTTTGGCACTCGCAAAACCCGATGCGCTCGTACTTCATCCGGGTCCGATGAATCGTGGCCTTGAAATTTCGCCTGATATTTCGTATTGTGACCAGTCGGCTATCCAAGAACAGGTCAAAAACGGTCTTTCGGTACGAATGGCATTGTTATTCTTAGTCTTGATGGGAGGTAAGAACATTGAAGCTGATTCTTAAAGGCGGATGCGTTATCGATCCGGCAAACGGTATTGAACAGATTGCCGATGTATTGATCGAAGACGGTAAAATTGCACAGGTTGGAACTGATATTACGGCAGAAGGTGCCGAAATCAAAGATGTAACAGGCAAGGTTGTTGCTCCGGGCTTTATTGACCTCCACATGCACTTGCGTGAACCGGGTCTGGAAGCAAAAGAAGATATGCAGACAGCAACACAGGCTGCGGCAGCGGGCGGTTTTACGACGATCTCCTGCATGCCAAATACAAAACCTGTTGTAGACAGTCTTGTACTTGTAAATGGTCTGAAACAGCGCGCACAAGAAGTCGGTATTACAAAAGTACAGGTTATCGGTGCGGTCAGCAAAGGCCAAAAAGGGGAAGAACTTGCAGAACTTGGCGATATGTGCCAAGCGGGTGTAATGGCTTTCTCCGATGATGGGCATTATGTTAATAATTCGAACCTTTTCATGAATGCACTTGACTATATCGTGCCGTTCGGCAAACGTATCATCTCGCATGCAGAAGTTCATTCGCTCGTATGCGACGGTCATATGCACGAAGGCGCACGTTCGGCCATGCTTGGTGTCAAAGGTCGTCCGTCGGTTGCAGAAGATATTGCAGTAGCACGTGATCTCTTGATCGCAGATTATATTGGCGGTAAAGTCCATATCGCTCATGTCAGCACAAAAGGTGCAGTTGAACTTATCCGTCAGGCGAAAGCACGCGGCATCGATGTAACGGCGGAAGTAACGCCGCATCACTTGTCGCTTACTGATGAGATCGTAACGATGGCGAACACGGCAACGAAAGTCAATCCGCCGCTTCGTTCGCGTGACCATGTTGAGGCAATGATCCAGGGTCTTAAAGACGGTACGATCGATGCGATCGCAACAGATCATTCTCCGCACGCATTCGAAGAAAAAGACCGCGAATATTGCTTCGCTCCGAGCGGTTTCTCCGGCCTCGAGACGGCACTTGGCGTTGTCTTGACACATTTGTACCATACGGGTCTTTTCACGTTGTCTGAAGTCGTAGAACGTATGACGGCTGCTCCGGCTCGCGTTATGGATCTCGCTGAAGGTACTTTGTCGGTCGGTGCTTCTGCCGATGTGGTCGTATTCGATCCTGATGCAGAGTGGACGGTTGATCCGAAAGAATTCTATACAAAAGCAAAAATGACACCGTACGAAGGCATGAAGCTGAAAGGGAAAGCTGTCATGACGATCGTTAACGGTAAGGTTGTAATGGAGAACGGACAGATCACTGCATCGTGTCTGTAATTCCCAGATTATTCGGAGGTGTAGTATGAAAGGGAAATTGGTATTGGAAGACGGCAGTGTATTTCACGGCGAGCTGGTACAGGCTTGCGATGCTGTCGGTGAAGTAGTGTTCTATACAGGTATGGGTGGATACCATGATGTTTTGAGCGATCCTTCGTACAGCGGACAGATCGTTACGATGACATATCCGCTTATGGGTAATATCGGTATGATCGATCTCTTGGAACAGAAACCGTTCGTAGGCGGTTTTATCATTAGTGAATTGTGTGAAAAACCGAATCACTACTTGAACAAAACGACGCTTGGCGAATACTTGGAAAAAACGAATACACCGTGTCTTTATAATGTAGATACACGTGCTATCACGCGTCACATTCGTAACAATGGTACGATGAGAGGCGTTATCGTAGCAGATGATATGGCACAGGCTGATGTCGATGCACTTCTTGCACAGGCGGCAGTAACGAATCTTGTAGAAGCTGTTACGACGAAAGAAGCATACGCAGTAGGTGAGGGCGACGTACATGTTGTCGTGCTCGATCTCGGCGTAAAACCGGGTGTCTTGGATTTCTTGCAAAACAAAGGCGCACGCGTAACGGTCGTTCCCGCAACGGCGACGGCAGAAGAGATCCTTGCTCTCGATCCGAGCGGTATCGTGATCTCGAACGGCCCGGGCAATCCGAAAGATGTATCGGCTGATGTCGTGGCTACAGTAAAAGCTCTCGCAGGCAAAAAACCGTTACTCGGTATTGCGCTCGGTCATCAGGTTATCGCACTTGCACTCGGTGCTGATACGACGAAATTGAAATTCGGTCATCGTGGTGCGAACCAGCCGGTCAAAGACTTGGCTAACGGCCGTGTATATATCATGTCGGAAAACTACAGCTACGTTGTTGATGAAGCATCGCTTGCAGGCACAGAACTTGAAGTAGTGCAGAAAAATGTCAACGATGATTCGGTCGAAGCACTTCGCCATAAGAGCCTTCCGATCTTCACGATTCAATATTATCCGGAAGCAAATGTTGAAACGGCAGACAATTATGAAGTAGTAGGCCAATTCTGGGCGCTTATGGAAAAGGGGGAATAACTCGTGCCAAGAAAAGCGAATTTGAAAAAAGTAATGGTAATCGGCTCCGGTCCGATCGTTATCGGTCAGGCAGCAGAATTTGACTATGCAGGTACGCAGGCTTGCCGTG
Coding sequences within:
- a CDS encoding glucosaminidase domain-containing protein; translated protein: MKQIKWDKEMVGLACGCICLIGAIGWSQYQHVTTEEVRPDSSVIINEELDRQKEMDKHIVRVTDRMMQLEQSLWMLGEKLPEIKQHMTAKNVRLEARTVAVGNGSRLVAQYLNKPTTQRSSTFDVTMPSLVTAYEIDMILAESPLAGLGRAFVEAEAESKVNAMFLLALAVHESNWGSSVLAREKNNLFGFGAYDSNPYHGAKVFASKEECVKHVARFLREHYLEGVYYRGTTIQNINQTYASDRAWGEKIFATMTRLDSKIQNLGLSE
- a CDS encoding aspartate carbamoyltransferase catalytic subunit, which gives rise to MDKSKISLRNKHILDLEYLSAEEIDLILNTAKEMKKLVGRDIKKVPALRGKSIVNLFFEPSTRTRTSFELAGKYLGADVVNITTSSSSVVKGESLRDTLYTIEAMGTDIIVMRHKAEGAAEYASQIVSSRIINAGDGAHAHPSQALLDLFTIRQYKGDVAGKKVAILGDILHSRVARSDIWGLRKLGAEVHLAGPRTLMPRYIAEQEGVYVHDRVEDAIDQADVINVLRIQLERQKTGLFPSPREYARIFGLNKDRLALAKPDALVLHPGPMNRGLEISPDISYCDQSAIQEQVKNGLSVRMALLFLVLMGGKNIEADS
- a CDS encoding dihydroorotase, which gives rise to MKLILKGGCVIDPANGIEQIADVLIEDGKIAQVGTDITAEGAEIKDVTGKVVAPGFIDLHMHLREPGLEAKEDMQTATQAAAAGGFTTISCMPNTKPVVDSLVLVNGLKQRAQEVGITKVQVIGAVSKGQKGEELAELGDMCQAGVMAFSDDGHYVNNSNLFMNALDYIVPFGKRIISHAEVHSLVCDGHMHEGARSAMLGVKGRPSVAEDIAVARDLLIADYIGGKVHIAHVSTKGAVELIRQAKARGIDVTAEVTPHHLSLTDEIVTMANTATKVNPPLRSRDHVEAMIQGLKDGTIDAIATDHSPHAFEEKDREYCFAPSGFSGLETALGVVLTHLYHTGLFTLSEVVERMTAAPARVMDLAEGTLSVGASADVVVFDPDAEWTVDPKEFYTKAKMTPYEGMKLKGKAVMTIVNGKVVMENGQITASCL
- a CDS encoding carbamoyl phosphate synthase small subunit, whose protein sequence is MKGKLVLEDGSVFHGELVQACDAVGEVVFYTGMGGYHDVLSDPSYSGQIVTMTYPLMGNIGMIDLLEQKPFVGGFIISELCEKPNHYLNKTTLGEYLEKTNTPCLYNVDTRAITRHIRNNGTMRGVIVADDMAQADVDALLAQAAVTNLVEAVTTKEAYAVGEGDVHVVVLDLGVKPGVLDFLQNKGARVTVVPATATAEEILALDPSGIVISNGPGNPKDVSADVVATVKALAGKKPLLGIALGHQVIALALGADTTKLKFGHRGANQPVKDLANGRVYIMSENYSYVVDEASLAGTELEVVQKNVNDDSVEALRHKSLPIFTIQYYPEANVETADNYEVVGQFWALMEKGE